A section of the Cryobacterium soli genome encodes:
- a CDS encoding GNAT family N-acetyltransferase — protein sequence MTLRPIRLRDARALERELMANRSWLRTWEATSPYAPMSFDTRASIRSLLAHSRTGSGLPFLIEYNGELAGQLNVSSITWGSLSSASIGYWVGEEFAGRSITPTAVALATDYCFAQLGLHRMEICIRPENGPSLRVVEKLGFRYEGLRRRFIHINGAWRDHFAFGLVAEEVRNGVLRRWQDGLVPPGNATVNEYDRAAAQHPLQVADK from the coding sequence GTGACCCTGCGCCCGATCCGCCTGCGGGATGCCCGCGCCCTGGAGCGCGAGCTGATGGCGAACCGGTCCTGGCTGCGCACCTGGGAGGCGACCAGCCCGTACGCACCCATGTCGTTCGACACCCGGGCGAGCATCCGCAGCCTGCTCGCCCACTCGCGCACCGGCAGCGGGCTGCCGTTCCTGATCGAGTACAACGGGGAACTCGCCGGTCAGCTGAACGTCTCGTCGATCACCTGGGGATCGCTCTCGAGCGCGTCGATCGGTTACTGGGTGGGCGAGGAGTTCGCCGGCCGGTCGATCACCCCCACGGCGGTGGCGCTGGCCACCGACTACTGCTTCGCCCAGCTGGGCCTGCACCGGATGGAGATCTGCATCCGCCCCGAGAACGGGCCGTCGCTGCGGGTCGTGGAGAAACTGGGTTTCCGCTACGAGGGCCTCCGCCGCCGGTTCATCCACATCAACGGTGCCTGGCGCGACCACTTCGCCTTCGGCCTGGTGGCCGAGGAAGTGCGCAATGGTGTGCTGCGCCGCTGGCAGGACGGCCTCGTACCGCCCGGAAACGCCACCGTGAACGAGTACGACCGGGCCGCCGCGCAGCATCCGTTGCAGGTGGCCGACAAGTGA
- a CDS encoding ankyrin repeat domain-containing protein — protein MTAHQDQPVTAPPAEVVEGVFALAREGRTGPLGEMLDAGVSLDLVNGRGDSLLIVAAYAQHRDTVLELLRRGADTAVVNEMGQTALACAVFRGNEAILLDLLAAGADPDLGSHTGIQIADQFALPRMREVIEAHTGA, from the coding sequence ATGACAGCGCACCAGGACCAGCCGGTGACGGCGCCACCCGCAGAGGTCGTCGAGGGTGTCTTCGCTCTGGCGAGGGAGGGCCGCACCGGCCCGCTCGGCGAGATGCTCGACGCCGGGGTGTCGTTGGACCTGGTCAACGGTCGCGGCGACAGTCTGCTGATCGTGGCCGCGTACGCGCAACACCGGGACACCGTGCTGGAGCTCCTCCGGCGCGGCGCCGACACCGCCGTGGTCAACGAAATGGGCCAGACCGCTCTCGCCTGCGCCGTGTTCCGGGGCAACGAGGCGATTCTCCTCGACCTGCTCGCGGCCGGCGCCGACCCCGACCTGGGTAGCCACACCGGCATCCAGATCGCCGACCAGTTCGCCCTGCCGCGGATGCGAGAGGTCATCGAGGCCCACACCGGCGCCTGA
- a CDS encoding threonine/serine ThrE exporter family protein encodes MPQTSPTVTAPTVSPTPTEPVNVARTPYRAPHPTTPRPVTTSIPILRADATGIAAVRAYEDAPSTSTIAVPVIDIAAYTRSVLDLTMRLAEVIFASGAGAEDATAAMHALTRAYGLRGTDANITHTIITLTHEDQSTHEAISRSRDVKYRTLNYAKLTATSELIADLIEEPTDVAEARKRLATIVSSKPQVPLLYRRFGWSLVGAGAAALIGGGPIVILAAFVAAFVIDLLTTALDNRRVPLFYQTVVGGAIGPIFAAFVPLVDPTATPSLVVVATIIMLLAGVTTFGAVHDTLSGFYLTGTARLIEALLITGGLVAGVAGSSLVLARFGLDLRINADVSPTLGNLAIQLVAAVVIVVGFGLATQVPWRAIWVVSLLGAVAEAIYLGATSSGFGLVWSSGAAAMGAGLLAAVGARIVRTPPLVIIVCALVPLVPGLALFRGLLQMSDGDINGLLNLLTAGAIAVALAASAILAQLIVQYVWGPGRRLQRRFVGPLMALPVRLGRNPGPGTRI; translated from the coding sequence GTGCCCCAGACCAGCCCGACCGTGACCGCCCCCACGGTGAGCCCCACACCCACCGAACCGGTGAACGTCGCCCGCACCCCCTACCGGGCGCCGCACCCCACCACCCCGCGCCCGGTCACCACGAGCATCCCGATCCTGCGTGCCGACGCCACGGGCATCGCCGCCGTGCGAGCCTACGAGGATGCCCCGAGCACGTCCACGATCGCCGTTCCGGTGATCGACATCGCCGCGTACACCCGCTCGGTGCTCGACCTCACCATGCGGCTGGCGGAGGTGATCTTCGCGTCGGGCGCCGGCGCCGAGGACGCCACAGCGGCCATGCACGCACTCACCCGCGCCTACGGGCTGCGCGGCACCGACGCCAACATCACGCACACCATCATCACCCTCACCCATGAGGACCAGTCCACGCACGAGGCCATCTCCCGCAGCCGTGACGTGAAGTACCGCACCCTCAACTACGCCAAGCTCACCGCCACCTCCGAGCTCATCGCCGATCTCATCGAAGAGCCCACGGACGTCGCGGAGGCCCGCAAGCGCCTGGCCACCATCGTGAGCTCGAAGCCGCAGGTGCCGCTGCTCTACCGGCGCTTCGGCTGGAGCCTGGTCGGCGCCGGCGCCGCCGCACTGATCGGCGGTGGCCCGATCGTGATCCTGGCCGCCTTCGTGGCCGCGTTCGTGATCGACCTGCTCACCACCGCACTGGACAACCGGCGGGTGCCGTTGTTCTACCAGACCGTCGTCGGCGGGGCCATCGGGCCGATTTTCGCCGCGTTCGTACCCCTGGTCGACCCCACTGCGACTCCGTCGCTCGTCGTCGTCGCCACGATCATCATGCTCCTGGCCGGGGTCACCACCTTCGGTGCGGTGCACGACACCCTTTCCGGGTTCTATCTCACCGGAACCGCGCGCTTGATCGAGGCGCTATTGATCACCGGCGGGCTGGTCGCCGGGGTCGCCGGGTCCTCGTTGGTGCTGGCCCGGTTCGGTCTCGACCTGCGCATCAACGCCGATGTCTCCCCCACGCTGGGCAACCTCGCCATCCAGCTCGTCGCCGCCGTGGTGATCGTGGTCGGCTTCGGCCTGGCCACCCAGGTGCCCTGGCGGGCGATCTGGGTGGTGTCCCTGCTCGGCGCGGTGGCCGAGGCCATCTACCTCGGCGCCACCAGCTCCGGGTTCGGGCTGGTCTGGTCCTCAGGCGCGGCAGCCATGGGGGCGGGCCTCCTCGCGGCGGTCGGCGCGCGCATCGTGCGCACCCCGCCGCTGGTGATCATCGTCTGCGCCCTGGTTCCGCTGGTGCCGGGCCTCGCGCTGTTCCGCGGGCTGCTGCAGATGTCCGACGGCGACATCAACGGGCTGCTCAACCTGCTCACCGCCGGTGCGATCGCCGTGGCGCTGGCGGCCAGCGCCATCCTGGCGCAACTGATCGTGCAGTACGTCTGGGGTCCGGGCCGGCGCCTGCAGCGCCGCTTCGTCGGTCCGCTCATGGCCCTGCCCGTGCGGCTGGGCCGCAACCCCGGCCCAGGCACCCGCATCTGA
- a CDS encoding DUF4349 domain-containing protein gives MSHTAETVSPAISDPAGGSRATLSRPARTGAARRRPRLGLAAGVVLAAVLLAGCTTSSSGTSDAQSAESMDAGAVPGQPVAPGEPAAGDAASTDRSVITTGSVSVTVEDPIGAAEDAVTIVEEAGGRVDSRTENPRTENQPASANLSLRIPAGDLDRTLDELRALGTVNYVSLNASDVTQQSQDLDARITALSTSVDRLLALMTQATSTTDLVAIEGELSTRQAELESMRSQRDYLSDQVEYSTVSLELYSTGTVAPGAPDNFWTGIVAGWDTLVAALGGLLVGIGFALPWLAILAVFGGIVFLIVRLFTRKGKAT, from the coding sequence ATGAGCCACACCGCGGAGACAGTCAGTCCGGCCATCAGCGACCCGGCCGGCGGTAGCCGCGCGACACTCAGCCGGCCGGCTCGCACCGGCGCGGCCCGGCGCCGCCCGCGGCTCGGCCTGGCCGCCGGGGTCGTCCTCGCGGCCGTCCTCCTGGCCGGGTGCACGACCTCCAGCTCGGGCACCTCCGACGCCCAGTCCGCCGAGTCGATGGATGCCGGCGCCGTTCCCGGCCAACCCGTCGCGCCCGGCGAGCCCGCCGCCGGCGACGCGGCCAGCACCGACCGGTCCGTGATCACAACCGGCTCGGTGTCGGTGACCGTCGAGGACCCGATCGGCGCGGCCGAGGACGCCGTGACCATCGTCGAGGAGGCCGGCGGCCGGGTCGACTCCCGCACCGAGAACCCCAGGACCGAGAACCAGCCCGCGAGCGCGAACCTGTCGCTGCGCATCCCCGCCGGCGACCTCGACCGCACCCTCGACGAACTCCGCGCGCTCGGCACGGTCAACTACGTGTCGCTGAACGCCTCCGACGTCACCCAGCAGAGCCAGGATCTCGATGCCCGCATCACCGCGTTGAGCACCTCGGTCGACAGGCTGCTCGCGCTCATGACGCAGGCCACGAGCACCACCGACCTTGTCGCCATCGAGGGCGAACTCTCCACCCGGCAGGCCGAGCTGGAGAGCATGCGCTCGCAGCGCGACTACCTCAGCGACCAAGTCGAGTACTCCACAGTGAGCCTCGAGCTGTACTCCACGGGCACCGTCGCCCCCGGCGCGCCGGACAATTTCTGGACCGGCATCGTGGCCGGCTGGGACACCCTCGTGGCGGCGCTCGGTGGCCTCCTGGTGGGCATCGGATTCGCCCTGCCGTGGCTGGCGATCCTCGCCGTCTTCGGCGGGATCGTCTTTCTCATCGTGCGCCTGTTCACCCGCAAGGGAAAGGCTACGTAG
- the galU gene encoding UTP--glucose-1-phosphate uridylyltransferase GalU encodes MVTHITKAVIPAAGMGTRFLPATKAMPKEMLPVVDKPAIQYVVEEAVAAGLTDVLMITGRNKNALENHFDRVTELEAVLIQKGDRDRLAKVNESTDLADMHYVRQGDPLGLGHAVLRAKMHVGNEPFAVLLGDDIIDARDPLLDKMLAEQIGRNTSVVALLEVDPSQIHLYGAAAIEKTDDPDVVRITGLVEKPSAADAPSNLAIIGRYVLRPEVFEVLEHTAPGKGNEIQLTDALQEMAVNPETTGGVYGVIFRGRRYDTGDRLDYIKAIIQLAVDRDDLGTELRPWLKEFTATLE; translated from the coding sequence ATGGTTACTCACATTACGAAGGCTGTTATCCCCGCTGCCGGTATGGGAACCCGGTTTCTGCCGGCGACCAAGGCCATGCCCAAAGAGATGTTGCCGGTGGTGGACAAGCCCGCCATCCAGTACGTCGTCGAAGAGGCCGTCGCCGCCGGACTCACCGACGTGCTCATGATCACGGGCCGCAACAAGAACGCACTGGAGAACCATTTCGACCGGGTCACCGAGCTCGAGGCGGTGCTCATCCAGAAGGGTGACCGCGACCGTCTCGCCAAGGTGAACGAGTCGACCGACCTCGCCGACATGCACTACGTGCGTCAGGGTGACCCGCTGGGCCTGGGGCACGCCGTGCTCCGCGCCAAGATGCACGTGGGCAACGAGCCCTTCGCCGTGCTCCTCGGCGACGACATCATCGACGCCCGCGACCCGCTGCTCGACAAGATGCTCGCCGAGCAGATCGGCCGCAACACCAGCGTCGTCGCGCTCCTCGAGGTCGACCCGTCGCAGATCCACCTCTACGGTGCCGCTGCGATCGAGAAGACCGACGACCCGGACGTGGTGCGCATCACCGGCCTGGTCGAGAAGCCGTCGGCAGCGGATGCGCCGTCGAACCTGGCCATCATCGGCCGTTATGTGCTGCGCCCCGAGGTGTTCGAGGTACTCGAGCACACCGCGCCGGGCAAGGGCAACGAGATCCAGCTCACCGACGCCCTGCAGGAGATGGCGGTCAACCCGGAGACCACAGGCGGCGTGTACGGCGTCATCTTCCGCGGTCGTCGCTACGACACCGGTGACCGGCTGGACTACATCAAGGCCATCATCCAGCTCGCCGTGGACCGGGACGACCTCGGCACCGAGCTGCGCCCGTGGCTGAAGGAGTTCACCGCCACTCTCGAGTAG
- a CDS encoding acyl-CoA dehydrogenase family protein — protein sequence MTESSRPAASSAAAPPALLDDALLARIRSRAAAHDAANSFPFDDVAELAEAGYLRALVPTRFGGLGLTLPQLAAEQARLAAHAPATALAVNMHLVWTGVAKAMHDRGDTTLNFVLTEAAAGAIFGFGVSEPGNDLVLFGSGTEAAPQPDGGYRFTGTKVFTSLSPVWTSLGTMGLDASDPDRPLIVWAFLDRAEAGITRSDDWDTLGMRGSQSQTTRLDAVYAPAHRVVRKLPPGPVADPLIFGIFATFEILLASVYTGLAQRALELGVLAAKRRRSAKNDGRALSQDPDIRRRIAQAAMLLDALYPQIETLARDVDALVDHGPFWFARLSGLKHRAVESAKEVVDLMVRVNGGASYFTGDELGRLYRDVLAGLFHPSNADSAHATVAAAWLGPLDE from the coding sequence GTGACCGAGTCTTCCCGTCCCGCTGCATCCTCCGCCGCCGCCCCACCGGCGCTGCTCGACGACGCACTCCTGGCCCGCATCCGCTCGCGCGCCGCGGCCCACGACGCCGCCAACTCCTTCCCGTTCGACGACGTCGCCGAACTCGCCGAGGCCGGCTACCTCCGCGCCCTGGTGCCCACCCGGTTCGGCGGGCTCGGCCTCACCCTGCCGCAGCTGGCCGCCGAGCAGGCCCGGCTCGCCGCGCACGCCCCGGCCACGGCACTCGCCGTCAACATGCACCTGGTCTGGACCGGCGTCGCCAAGGCCATGCATGACCGGGGGGACACCACCCTGAACTTCGTCCTCACCGAAGCCGCCGCCGGAGCGATCTTCGGTTTCGGGGTGAGCGAACCCGGCAACGACCTGGTGTTGTTCGGGTCGGGCACGGAGGCCGCGCCCCAGCCCGACGGCGGCTACAGGTTCACCGGCACCAAGGTCTTCACCTCGCTCTCCCCGGTCTGGACCAGCCTGGGCACCATGGGCCTGGACGCCAGCGACCCCGACCGGCCCCTGATCGTCTGGGCGTTCCTCGACCGCGCCGAGGCGGGCATCACCCGGTCCGACGACTGGGACACCCTGGGCATGCGCGGCAGCCAGAGCCAGACCACCCGGCTCGACGCCGTGTACGCGCCCGCCCACCGCGTGGTGCGGAAACTCCCGCCCGGTCCGGTGGCCGACCCGCTGATCTTCGGCATCTTCGCCACCTTCGAGATCCTGCTCGCCTCCGTGTACACGGGCCTGGCGCAACGGGCGCTCGAGCTGGGCGTCCTGGCGGCGAAGCGACGCCGCTCGGCCAAGAACGACGGTCGGGCGCTCAGCCAGGATCCCGACATCCGCCGCCGCATCGCGCAGGCGGCGATGCTGCTGGATGCCCTGTACCCACAGATCGAGACCCTGGCCCGCGATGTGGACGCCCTCGTCGACCACGGCCCGTTCTGGTTCGCCCGGCTGTCCGGCCTGAAACACCGGGCGGTGGAGAGCGCCAAAGAGGTGGTCGACCTCATGGTGCGCGTGAACGGCGGGGCCAGCTATTTCACCGGCGACGAGCTCGGCCGGCTCTATCGCGATGTGTTGGCCGGGCTGTTCCACCCGTCCAACGCCGACTCAGCCCACGCCACCGTGGCCGCCGCCTGGCTCGGTCCCCTCGATGAGTGA